A single Dreissena polymorpha isolate Duluth1 chromosome 14, UMN_Dpol_1.0, whole genome shotgun sequence DNA region contains:
- the LOC127857109 gene encoding uncharacterized protein LOC127857109 → MVLHVGFIGVLACIAVSVKNTDACSWGEYDKCPDWPSCSKSCGGGTQCRTCESCVLSIDKDFCQNCNEHCLHGHPYVFGRCVCPGWRRGDCCEQCNEYYIPHCGPGQHQCGGYPDGIMCTQCQDPYYSGGQNGGCLECPYITQCLHRHCTSARDTMCLECYENKAVFKPWNGDTECQRMCAFNKHYCWPGTCGTDGLTKDCQCAHGFVKRFTEDYSAINAGETTCQPKIPPEILTCDTVAVGPNGEKKQALSTANSTECQYLADMYGHYQPVQMQFKMASEFTVTFNNSRPDFIKEENFGISDSAIHIMIQTVTGTYITKSTHKQLEDMNSSMNVVRTQHDAGNISVTDTTYKLQNGEALCLEFEANGGGYLKSIDIRASLHTASNPVPYTKVTQKRKVCYRYDTVAPEHCSTYKSCSTEPLVISNRVTRSAISIVDFSGWSDPMPVGGGNYTASSIESYEVRVNEVPPSNGTLRVDYSKTTLGTNLTSEIHTCSLNLTSYSPRLYCITLEVKDVADNVRQTRRFMLYDNSSFIETWTEKQFRFDSASPQTNFTWQTNHNNVCISWKDYFINKFYFDNQVLNPIEPEPNGLINGIYEQSTGLLPVSGTPNVHGITKYFVSWRLNNGHDYPEKLVQDFQNQSLCTHLNISDGQTYTFNIRPVDIVNNTYNESRTVYIDRSHPHINNIWLKKDGYETLYVHNSTDLSKMQMTFDALDPHSGLHTINWVFGIADTSTVLLQEHLAVNKINMTCPLYSSDCYCPMIGLCELSHYSIPLNKLVKEDKNTGNHNRNYFFTITVTNNAMISTTEHIEVLVDDSPPEEGVVFEGPVDSNDIDYTSDDSFIVHWHGFIDHESGIKLYRIGLSDICLTRKDFYNLSEVNASFIYKELPFQETSVRLPTNFTGKRFVTVVALNNAMESSNTVCSDGITRDMSAPAIRNLTLQNAVWSESIVCHKGRPHLLQSNFQKVPLNNTMVCSNLCKATHETVIADYLRTYSAASKDEEISNFLCRNLPVYTNESIVVLPTDHIFLEWDVEESDSQIEDFCVGFGVDATDKISPSLVDFISTERKQYFRHSHVGIGSDELFYIFIKTVNKAGLSSVSTLGPILIDQTPPLYNNIPKVSFEENHIMFAWEYNTFYDDEQIAQINQIKFQLGHNEKTVSPLLEWRLDSSSPCPPHSGGCIRYPISRLMNRDTGDSLQFYLNLHIYNNAGHFTSIRTEQFRLPSRYTPGQGIVIDLDPEETNTSTDIDIHFTEHVVCAWWMGFKHHENVSLEVGIGSNSSTADVVAFKSISSDLNQLCLNSSSLVINDVHFFLIRARCSGGSTISSSNGVKIYHRKTLENGLHVKIGQNCLTNFEYITNVSLINYNTMTIIPFSMTIGHRFSLFSEDEGLENVDNITSRDGIIKKEGNVYYLIPFMEKPTLQIKHSYLYEHTLLLKINRCPYETFQRISNQQNISWILNANKTKEDLLFSVGLFEVLDGNGSVEENVVVPFQKPVIGSSYTILDVSLDDQISYQAKIKICNNVRCLPPIKSSMFTVDKKGPQISVTQAEIKVKETVDCVHLAASWEFTGDVKRLGFFQWSLSRDNKGVYLLTVWNNVLSTGTPELKVEECVDLPDHGHVRTFVCVRVFLLSGLSSMNCQMTTKDNFGSYSIKTVYDLDTSNESWIQIQKMLLSSNIGHHYSLLHDSELNIGSANSAVAGALMYASERPVAWYLMKTQNVPGNCENDVNCIVKYDTHSGYAEFDKNLVLLNQIYYICAFSNSTDVQRELFTEVLEEISSCSNGFILDNSPPNKGQVQVQNHQGFVTNPQSVLVTWIGFDDNVDASVFGYPSKLRTFSVGIGSRSGSNGIAEVVRTGFESSAVIQMQNMPDGSAVFFTVNATDYAGYVSSSDSLELTIDTSPPSPGSVEILNNLKRNQFINHELASLRFEGFSDPHSGIDYFNVGIGTNEGMTDIATDLKIYTDYLELNLKDLIDGHPYFIVVQAVNHAGLISRPVFKRIVLDRSVPNGGYVLDGIEGKQDIDFQSSTDVINANWKNFDDPESGLAFFKVGLGSDRYEADIRPMVVVGMMTDVSWNGPFTPGQKYFVIVEACNKADLCTRRVSDGIIVDNSPPIRGLVRVGPDEGHSKYLGHRSYLQMNWQGFEDPQSEIDHFEVCVSTLNEYCDVLQKSNCLLHSSIIKSNMTLPRNTELVATVWAFNRVGMNVSKTSDMFVIDDSPPVVRRSPTFLLTYNAAHGKYAQWEKSIIRLEWEFTDDRSPIVRHEITLKTHHEGHTPVEHLILGSERHVTISLDGKSWLNDGDKYYAVVTSCNAAGLCSSDRTPDLLIDSSPPHLGGFKPPMTWANYNDSDDNLITNLNVTWYGFLDQESGIENFYITVSRYYGLHELSNGLITFPNGNKSEEIQASIALSKTFLAGDRIVLSIWAQNNVGLNSSISRITVNVISSTANSGYGILEIEKHSCDVHFCNKDCTCAVIGLPCVEVMTNMKCSNMSYADAISRKLPVFNVYAGLPHEVLNISASSACLSGHWSRIDGGIVSENIRRFEWSIGIFNHSVGEGIYDLQLENPWTDIGLRSEFIHCLPINRTFIHETEYVVYVRAWFEANEYAMFESSPIMIDQTGPSVRRGRYIREGNCIQDLDFIDWSDSIIACWDGVFIEQQSRIDHFSVSFGTSPHSDDVFHQHDVGLATNISLVNLSLSLGARYYVTVIAVNSVGLHTALVSDGFVIDTDNPIDGVVFNTKHHKNTDFVHSTNTFEMSWHGFQDHYSGIKYYMVAISNVKEYNSTNISFTNVGLLTDYTFTNLNLKHGDSYSGIVKAVDAAGHESITVFSPAQLIDDSPPKGFICDSTQQLAIDIFYQVNNDDPSVVVNATFIKDNVYYISGSVRSLQYDLFPVLTIDRSSVPLPFEKQHNGAFQYNYTFISQVTGVQSIEIAFGATVKDEMLQNLKVEECTMLSENNSSALSMKQIGPYSVAVSVLIMDAESGIRTVSLGAGTTKGGFQIKRLHQIHNQNNVGVIFAPFAHGTSVYLTAIAENHAGLKTVFHSDPAIIIDHTAPILTDINVAVAVDRNNSVSLHGTWKVKDDESGVQFCKFSVGSTTLTDDIQAEKDSDTLQSFHFDRKYLHHGDKVYVTVTCVNKVELATIVLSNPVTIYLDPPSSAHAFVNFMPVSQESTSMSDSLFGEPVWQSNSNILHMEWDNFEDRSQITSYRYRILSNGEIVVDWMDSGLKNTISNFHLNLMSGQTYNAEVKALNGGDLNSSSIQSSLVLVSEPPALSGQPVAMDFQQGKLKLNWKKVFNTVSDVPHHYSLVVGSKDGFSDVVEVIYTRDHVYDVIVPPSTLVSPDLNEMFIKITCTYGTGLFSTYSTAYKL, encoded by the exons AATGCCCATACATCACTCAATGTCTGCACAGACACTGTACAAGCGCACGTGACACAATGTGCCTGGAGTGTTATGAAAACAAAGCTGTTTTCAAGCCGTGGAATGGCGACACAGAATGTCAAC GCATGTGCGCTTTTAACAAACACTACTGCTGGCCTGGAACATGTGGTACTGATGGACTGACGAAGGACTGTCAGTGTGCCCATGGCTTTGTTAAAAGGTTCACAGAGGACTACAGCGCAATCAATGCTGGAGAAACAACATGTCAGCCAAAGATCCCTCCAGAAATATTAACGTGCGATACCGTGGCAGTCGGACCGAATGGAGAAAAGAAGCAGGCTTTGAGCACTGCTAATTCAACTGAATGCCAGTACCTAGCGGATATGTACGGACACTATCAACCAGTACAAATGCAATTCAAAATGGCTTCAGAATTTACTGTTACTTTCAACAACTCCAGACCAGACTTCATCAAAGAAGAAAACTTTGGCATAAGTGACAGTGCGATTCACATAATGATCCAAACCGTTACAG GGACGTATATAACCAAATCAACCCACAAACAATTAGAAGATATGAACTCTAGTATGAATGTGGTGCGAACGCAACACGACGCTGGCAATATAAGTGTAACCGACACGACATATAAACTACAGAATGGGGAGGC ACTGTGTTTGGAGTTTGAAGCAAATGGAGGTGGCTACTTGAAAAGCATTGATATACGGGCCTCATTGCATACAGCATCGAACCCAGTTCCTTACACCAAAGTCACACAAAAAAGAAAAGTATGTTACCGATACGACACTGTTGCACCAGAACATTGCTCTACGTATAAATCGTGTTCGACCGAACCATTGGTAATTTCAAATCGTGTTACACGATCGGCAATTTCAATAGTCGACTTCAGTGGTTGGTCCGACCCAATGCCAGTCGGGGGAGGAAATTATACGGCATCGTCTATCGAGAGCTATGAAGTAAGGGTAAATGAAGTACCTCCTTCAAATGGAACTTTACGTGTTGATTACAGTAAGACTACATTAGGTACAAACTTGACGTCCGAAATTCATACCTGTAGCCTTAATCTGACGTCTTATTCTCCACGACTATATTGCATAACTCTAGAGGTGAAAGATGTTGCAGACAATGTACGACAAACGAGAAGATTTATGTTATATGACAACTCAAGCTTTATTGAAACATGGACAGAAAAACAATTTCGGTTCGATTCGGCATCACCACAAACTAATTTTACTTGGCAAACAAACCACAACAACGTTTGTATCAGTTGGAAAGACTATTttataaacaagttttatttCGATAATCAAGTGCTGAATCCAATTGAACCAGAACCAAACGGCCTCATAAATGGAATCTATGAACAAAGTACTGGTCTTCTGCCTGTCAGCGGCACACCTAATGTGCATggaataacaaaatattttgtatcTTGGCGCCTCAACAACGGTCATGATTATCCAGAAAAACTCGTTCAAGACTTTCAGAATCAGAgtttatgtacacatttaaatatttccGATGGACAAACATACACGTTCAACATTCGTCCAGTAGACATAGTCAACAACACGTACAATGAGTCACGAACAGTTTACATAGACCGATCACATCCTCACATCAACAATATTTGGTTGAAGAAAGACGGATATGAGACGTTATATGTTCACAACAGCACTGATCTATCTAAGATGCAGATGACCTTTGATGCGTTGGACCCACACAGTGGACTTCACACGATTAACTGGGTTTTTGGAATCGCCGATACCTCTACCGTGCTTTTACAAGAGCATCTGGCTGTAAACAAAATCAAT ATGACATGTCCATTGTACTCCTCGGATTGTTACTGCCCAATGATAGGATTATGTGAACTTTCCCATTACTCAATTCCACTCAATAAGCTAGTCAAAGAAGATAAGAATACGGGAAACCATAACAGAAACTACTTTTTCACAATAACTGTTACCAATAATGCGATGATATCAACGACAGAACATATTGAAGTGCTCGTAGATGATTCTCCGCCCGAAGAAGGAGTGGTTTTTGAAGGACCTGTCGACTCTAATGATATTGATTACACGAGTGACGATTCTTTTATTGTACATTGGCATGGCTTTATTGACCACGAAAGTGGAATCAAACTTTACAGAATAGGTCTTTCCGACATATGTTTGACAAGGAAGGATTTTTACAATTTAAGTGAGGTGAATGCtagttttatttacaaagaacTACCTTTTCAAGAAACATCTGTTCGCCTCCCGACCAATTTTACAGGAAAAAGATTTGTGACTGTAGTGGCACTAAATAATGCAATGGAATCGTCTAATACCGTTTGTTCTGACGGAATAACTCGCGATATGTCGGCTCCTGCAATACGAAACTTAACGTTACAAAATGCGGTGTGGTCCGAGAGTATTGTTTGTCATAAAGGACGACCTCATTTATTGCAGTCTAACTTTCAGAAGGTCCCTCTTAATAACACGATGGTTTGTTCCAATTTGTGTAAAGCGACGCATGAAACCGTAATAGCAGACTACTTGCGAACTTATTCAGCTGCAAGCAAAGATGAAGAAATTTCGAATTTCCTTTGCAGAAACCTTCCTGTCTACACAAATGAAAGTATTGTCGTCCTGCCTACTGATCATATATTTCTTGAATGGGATGTCGAAGAAAGTGACAGTCAAATTGAAGACTTTTGTGTTGGATTCGGTGTAGACGCGACAGATAAAATCTCCCCGAGTTTGGTCGACTTCATTTCAACTGAGCGGAAGCAATATTTTAGACACAGTCATGTTGGAATAGGATCTGatgaactgttttatatatttatcaaaacTGTTAACAAAGCTGGTTTATCGAGCGTTTCAACATTGGGCCCTATCCTTATCGATCAAACACCACCATTATACAATAATATTCCAAAGGTCTCTTTTGAAGAAAACCATATTATGTTTGCCTGGGAATACAATACCTTTTATGACGATGAACAAATTGCGCAAATCAATCAAATAAAGTTTCAACTAG GTCACAACGAAAAGACGGTTAGTCCACTTCTTGAATGGAGATTGGATTCATCGTCACCATGTCCGCCGCACTCTGGAGGGTGCATCCGGTATCCTATTTCTCGTCTGATGAATCGAGACACGggtgatagtttacagttctatctTAACCTTCACATTTACAATAATGCTGGTCATTTTACCTCAATCAGAACTGAACAATTCCGACTGCCGTCTAGATATACACCTGGGCAAGGGATTGTGATTGATTTAGACCCCGAGGAGACGAATACATCAACGGATATTGACATTCATTTTACGGAACATGTTGTATGTGCTTGGTGGATGGGTTTTAAACATCATGAGAACGTTTCACTTGAAGTTGGAATAGGTTCAAACTCTTCCACGGCTGATGTGGTTGCATTTAAAAGTATTTCATCCGACCTCAACCAACTCTGCTTGAACTCGAGCTCACTTGTCATCAACGACGTTCACTTTTTCCTTATCAGGGCAAGATGTAGTGGTGGGTCAACAATATCGTCTTCCAATGGTGTAAAAATATACCATCGCAAGACGCTGGAAAACGGATTGCATGTGAAAATAGGTCAAAATTGTCTTACCAACTTTGAATATATAACAAACGTGTCTTTGATTAATTATAACACAATGACAATAATTCCCTTTTCAATGACAATTGGACACAGGTTCTCATTGTTTTCCGAAGACGAAGGATTGGAAAATGTTGATAACATTACATCAAGGGATGGTATTATCAAGAAAGAAGGAAATGTCTATTATTTAATACCATTTATGGAAAAGCCAACTCTACAAATTAAACATAGTTATCTTTATGAACACACATTGCTTTTAAAAATCAATAGATGTCCGTATGAGACCTTCCAGCGAATCAGCAATCAACAAAATATTAGTTGGATACTAAATGCAAACAAGACAAAGGAGGATCTTTTATTTTCGGTAGGACTATTTGAAGTTCTAGATGGCAACGGTTCTGTCGAGGAAAATGTAGTAGTACCTTTTCAAAAACCTGTTATTGGAAGTAGTTACACAATCCTCGACGTTTCGTTGGATGATCAAATATCTTATCAGGCAAAGATAAAGATCTGTAACAATGTCAGATGTCTACCACCAATAAAATCCAGCATGTTCACTGTAGATAAGAAAGGACCTCAAATTTCGGTCACACAAGCGGAGATAAAAGTGAAAGAAACTGTAGATTGCGTTCATTTAGCGGCGTCATGGGAATTTACCGGAGATGTCAAACGTTTAGGTTTTTTTCAATGGTCACTGAGTCGAGACAACAAAGGCGTTTACCTTCTCACTGTATGGAATAATGTACTGTCTACAGGCACGCCAGAGTTAAAG GTAGAGGAATGCGTTGACCTGCCAGACCATGGGCATGTACGAACATTTGTGTGTGTTCGAGTATTTTTACTGAGCGGATTATCAAGTATGAATTGCCAGATGACGACGAAAGATAACTTCGGATCATATTCGATTAAAACTGTATATGACCTCGATACGTCGAATGAGAGCTGGATACAAATACAAAAG ATGTTGCTAAGTTCAAACATCGGACACCATTACTCTCTTCTTCACGATTCCGAACTGAACATAGGAAGTGCCAACTCAGCAGTAGCTGGTGCTCTTATGTACGCTTCCGAACGGCCAGTCGCTTGGTATCTCATGAAGACGCAGAATGTGCCAGGCAATTGTGAAAACGACGTTAACTGTATCGTAAAATATGATACACATTCAGGTTATGCGGAATTCGACAAGAACCTTGTACTTCTAAATCAAATTTACTATATATGCGCATTTTCCAATTCCACTGATGTACAAAGGGAATTGTTTACTGAGGTATTAGAGGAGATATCGTCTTGCAGCAATGGTTTTATACTGGACAACAGTCCACCAAATAAAGGTCAGgtacaagttcaaaatcatcaAGGATTTGTAACAAATCCTCAAAGCGTCTTAGTGACTTGGATCGGATTTGATGACAACGTCGACGCTTCCGTATTCGGATATCCAAGCAAACTACGAACTTTCTCTGTTGGAATAG GTTCACGATCGGGAAGTAACGGTATAGCTGAAGTCGTAAGAACAGGATTCGAATCATCGGCAGTTATACAAATGCAAAATATGCCAGACGGAAGTGCGGTGTTCTTCACGGTGAATG CTACCGATTACGCGGGCTACGTCTCAAGTTCAGACTCATTGGAACTGACCATAGATACTTCACCACCTTCCCCAGGCTCTGTCGAAATTCTGAATAATCTTAAAAGAAATCAGTTCATTAACCACGAATTAGCCAGTCTCCGGTTCGAAGGGTTTTCGGATCCACACAGCGGTATAGATTATTTTAATGTAGGCATTGGAACAAACGAAGGCATGACAGATATTGCGACAGATCTGAAAATATATACCGACTATCTGGAATTGAATCTCAAAGACCTTATTGACGGGCATCCGTATTTTATTGTGGTGCAG GCGGTGAACCATGCGGGTCTTATTTCACGACCGGTTTTTAAACGGATTGTGCTAGACCGAAGTGTTCCCAATGGAGGATATGTTTTGGATGGAATTGAAGGGAAACAG GACATAGACTTTCAAAGTAGCACCGATGTCATTAATGCAAATTGGAAGAATTTTGATGATCCAGAAAGTGGTTTAGCATTCTTTAAAGTTGGTCTTGGGTCAGATCGGTATGAGGCTGACATAAGGCCGATGGTGGTTGTTGGAATGATGACTG ATGTTTCGTGGAATGGTCCATTCACTCCCGGACAGAAGTACTTCGTTATTGTAGAAGCATGCAATAAAGCAGACCTTTGTACCAGACGTGTGTCGGATGGCATAATAGTGGACAATTCCCCTCCAATACGTGGACTTGTGCGTGTAGGTCCAGATGAAGGCCATAGCAAATATCTTGGCCATCG ATCGTATCTACAGATGAACTGGCAAGGATTCGAAGATCCGCAGTCGGAAATCGATCACTTTGAAGTTTGCGTGTCCACTCTAAATGAATATTGCGACGTTCTGCAGAAATCAAACTGCCTTCTGCATTCTTCTATCATCAAGTCAAATATGACACTTCCTAGGAACACCGAGCTAGTGGCAACAGTATGGGCATTCAACCGGGTCGGCATGAATGTTTCTAAAACGTCTGACATGTTTGTAATTGACGATTCTCCGCCTGTCGTAAGACGGTCACCAACATTTTTACTTACATATAACGCAGCTCATGGAAAGTATGCCCAGTGGGAAAAGTCCATTATTCGTTTAGAATGGGAATTTACAGACGACAGAAGCCCTATTGTCCGACACGAAATAACACTTAAAACGCATCACGAGGGTCATACACCAGTTGAACATCTGATTTTAGGATCAGAACGCCACGTGACTatcagtttagatggaaagtcgTGGCTAAATGACGGGGACAAATACTACGCAGTTGTAACGTCATGCAACGCGGCAGGACTCTGCTCCTCTGACAGAACGCCCGACCTTTTAATTGATTCTTCTCCACCACATCTAGGCGGCTTTAAACCCCCAATGACATGGGCCAATTACAATGATTCAGATGATAATTTGATTACTAATTTAAACGTGACATGGTATGGATTTCTTGACCAAGAGTCCGGAATTGAAAACTTTTACATTACGGTTTCACGTTACTATGGTCTGCATGAGCTTTCAAATGGACTGATTACTTTCCCAAACGGAAATAAATCGGAAGAAATACAGGCGTCAATCGcactatctaaaacatttttggCTGGCGATCGTATAGTGCTTTCAATATGGGCGCAAAACAACGTGGGTCTGAACAGTTCAATTTCAAGGATCACTGTAAATGTAATTTCTAGCACGGCCAACAGCGGATATGGGATTTTAGAAATTGAAAAGCATTCGTGCGACGTACATTTTTGTAACAAGGACTGCACATGTGCAGTGATTGGTCTTCCATGCGTAGAGGTAATGACAAACATGAAATGCAGCAACATGTCTTATGCAGATGCGATTTCTCGAAAATTACCTGTATTTAATGTATACGCTGGACTTCCCCACGAGGTTCTGAATATCTCGGCGTCATCAGCTTGCCTAAGCGGTCATTGGTCACGAATCGATGGTGGGATTGTATCAGAGAACATTCGTCGCTTTGAATGGAGTATTGGTATATTCAATCATTCTGTTGGTGAAGGAATATATGATCTGCAACTAGAAAATCCTTGGACAGACATCGGCCTGAGATCGGAGTTTATCCATTGCCTGCCTATCAATCGTACATTTATCCACGAAACTGAATATGTTGTGTATGTGAGAGCTTGGTTTGAGGCAAACGAATACGCCATGTTTGAATCTTCTCCGATTATGATAGACCAAACTGGGCCCAGTGTTCGACGTGGTCGTTATATCAGAGAGGGCAACTGTATTCAGGACTTGGATTTCATTGACTGGTCGGATTCTATCATTGCCTGTTGGGACGGGGTGTTTATTGAGCAGCAGAGTCGGATTGATCACTTCAGCGTCAGTTTTGGAACTTCACCTCACA gCGATGATGTATTTCATCAACATGATGTTGGACTGGCAACAAATATAAGTTTAGTCAATCTATCTCTGAGCCTAGGAGCACGTTATTATGTTACTGTTATAGCTGTAAACTCAGTTGGGCTTCACACGGCGTTGGTCTCGGATGGGTTTGTAATTGATACGGACAACCCAATAGATGGGGTTGTATTTAACACGAAGCACCACAAAAACACAGATTTTGTACATTCAACAAACACCTTTGAAATGTCGTGGCACGGATTCCAAGATCACTATTCTGGAATAAAATACTATATGGTGGCTATATCAAATGTCAAAGAGTATAACAGTACAAATATTAGCTTTACGAATGTCGGTTTGCTGACTGACTACACTTTCACAAACCTAAACCTCAAACATGGCGATTCCTATTCTGGAATTGTCAAGGCGGTAGACGCGGCAGGACATGAAAGCATAACTGTGTTCTCTCCAGCACAGTTAATCGATGATTCCCCACCAAAAGGCTTTATCTGTGACTCCACTCAACAATTAGCGATTGATATTTTTTATCAAGTAAACAATGATGACCCTTCTGTTGTTGTCAACGCCACATTTATCAAAGATAACGTATATTACATCAGTGGAAGTGTCCGAAGTTTACAGTATGATTTATTCCCAGTCTTGACAATTGACCGATCCAGCGTACCGTTGCcatttgaaaaacaacataatGGGGCTTTCCAATACAATTATACCTTTATATCGCAAGTTACTGGAGTACAGTCCATCGAAATTGCGTTTGGAGCAACTGTTAAAGACGAAATGTTGCAAAACTTAAAAGTTGAAGAATGCACTATGCTGTCTGAAAATAATAGCAGTGCCCTTTCCATGAAGCAAATTGGACCTTATTCAGTTGCAGTGAGTGTATTGATAATGGATGCAGAAAGTGGCATCAGAACG GTCTCTCTTGGGGCTGGAACTACCAAAGgaggatttcaaataaaaagacTACATCAAATTCACAATCAAAATAACGTTGGTGTGATTTTCGCACCTTTTGCGCACGGGACGTCGGTTTATCTTACAGCAATTGCTGAAAACCATGCGGGGCTCAAAACCGTGTTTCATTCAGATCCAGCCATTATTATTGATCACACTGCTCCAATCCTTACCGATATTAATGTCGCCGTTGCCGTAGACAGAAACAATTCAGTCTCATTGCATGGAACTTGGAAAGTCAAAGACGACGAAAGCGGTGTACAGTTCTGTAAATTTTCTGTCG GATCTACAACTTTGACAGATGATATTCAAGCAGAAAAAGATTCGGATACACTGCAATCTTTCCATTTCGACCGGAAATACCTTCACCATGGCGATAAAGTCTATGTTACAGTAACATGTGTGAACAAAGTTGAGCTTGCAACAATTGTATTGTCAAATCCAGTCACAATTTATCTTGATCCACCTAGCAGTGCGCACGCGTTTGTCAACTTTATGCCCGTAAGTCAAGAATCCACTTCAATGAGTGACTCATTATTCGGTGAACCAGTTTGGCAGTCAAATTCAAACATCTTGCATATGGAATGGGACAACTTTGAGGATCGTTCGCAGATAACGTCGTATAGATACCGTATCCTTAGTAACGGCGAGATTGTTGTTGACTGGATGGATTCGGGTCTCAAGAACACGATTtccaattttcatttgaacttgaTGTCAGGTCAGACATACAATGCTGAAGTAAAAGCATTGAATGGAGGTGATCTCAACAGTTCGAGTATCCAATCCTCGTTGGTCCTTGTTTCGGAACCACCTGCTCTTTCAG GTCAACCAGTAGCTATGGATTTCCAACAAGGTAAACTAAAATTAAACTGGAAGAAAGTCTTCAACACTGTCTCTGACGTACCACACCACTACAGCCTGGTTGTCGGGTCTAAAGACGGATTCTCCGACGTCGTCGAAGTTATATACACACGTGACCACGTGTATGACGTCATCGTTCCACCATCCACGTTGGTCTCGCCCGATCTGAACGAGATGTTTATAAAAATCACATGTACCTACGGCACGGGGTTGTTTTCAACCTATAGCACGGCATACAAACTGTGA